Proteins encoded by one window of Lycium barbarum isolate Lr01 chromosome 11, ASM1917538v2, whole genome shotgun sequence:
- the LOC132619568 gene encoding uncharacterized protein LOC132619568 has translation MVAQSSLVGQVKACQYEDPRFARLQDLLQNGGVKSFSIDGKGVLHCHSRLCIPMVGDVKQLILEEAHNSRYSIHPGATKMYQDLRGLYWWKGMRADILKHVTSCLNCQQKSLGSQVELSTTFHPRTDGLYERVIQIASFEALYGHRCRSPVGWFEPSEAQLLGPDLVQQALEKVVTIRERLKTAQSRQKFYADKKVCNVEFMKGEKVFLKVSPVKGVVRFGRKGKLSPRYIGPYEILDRIGLVAYRLALPLRLTAVHPVFHVSMLRRCVCDDSHKIQPEDVELDENLTYKEGPISILDRLVRQLRSKKAASVKVLWRNYPTKEAT, from the exons ATGGTGGCACAATCGTCATTAGTGGGGCAAGTCAAGgcttgccaatatgaagatccccgttTTGCTAGACTACAAGATCTATTGCAAAATGGGGGTGTTAAGTCATTCTCTATTGATGGCAAAGGCGTGTTACATTGTCATAGTAGACTGTGTATTCCTATGGTGGGTGATGTGAAGCAACTAATTCTTGAAGAGGCTCATAACTCGCGATACTCCATCCACCCAggtgctacgaagatgtaccaagaCTTGCGTGGATTGTATTGGTGGAAAGGTATGAGGGCTGATATTTTGAAACATGTGACTAGTTgcttaaattgtcagcag AAGTCATTGGGTTCACAGGTTGAGttgagtacaacttttcatccacgGACTGATGGACTGTATGAGCGGGTTATTCAG ATAGCGTCgtttgaggctctatatggtcACAGGTGTCGTTCACCAGTTGGATGGTTCGAACCGAGCGAAGCACAACTATTAGGTCCAGATTTGGTTCAGCAAGCCTTAGAGAAAGTTGTGACGATACGAGAACGACTTAAGACAGCGCAAAGCAGACAGAAATTCTATGCAGATAAGAAAGTTTGTAATGTGGAGTTCATGAAGGGTGAAAAAGTTTTCTTAAAAGTTTCACCTGTGAAAGGAGTTGTGAGATTTGGTCGGAAGGGTAAGCTAAGCCCTAGGTATATCggtccttatgagattttggATCGAATTGGGTTGGTGGCATATAGACTTGCTTTACCTCTGAGATTGACTGCTGTTCATCCTGTATTTCACGTGTCTATGCTAAGACGATGTGTTTGTGATGATAGTCATAAGATTCAGCCTGAGGATGTGGAGctcgatgagaatttgacttataagGAGGGTccgatatctattcttgataggcTAGTACGACAATTGAGGTCGAAGAAGgcagcttcagtcaaagtgttatgGCGTAATTATCCAACCAaggaggctacttag